A single Hippocampus zosterae strain Florida chromosome 19, ASM2543408v3, whole genome shotgun sequence DNA region contains:
- the igf2r gene encoding cation-independent mannose-6-phosphate receptor isoform X3 yields MFLLNHGRRRLSLGCLLCLVVRVGCLLLLSGATTATATAAEEKEAGPWYQDLCSYEWEAIDLDNKISYTLKLCDSSPLTTCGEGTAVCARNLTSNVYHSVGELSLRRLSGTVLDYNSTVKCEGNDNFIQTTIGFQCGKTMGTPEFVAVSQCVHYFEWRTYVACSSDKFKPHKEVPCFVFDTDGKKHDLNPLIKVSGGYLVDDGDDSVDFYVNICRSLSGGETRCPEGSAACVVTKNVGYNMGSPTKPLELLSNDRLRLQYDVSADATPPVFCNGHSPAVTITFICPSSRHSGSTPKMTAEANCRYEVEWVTEYACHRDYLESDTCKLTSQQHDISVDLTPLTLSSADHPYYAHSPDSDGTGSYIYYLNVCGKVPSDECSSLGEFVSSCQVKKSGDVKKVAGRYQNQTLRYSDGDLTLIYPDGAKCSTGFQRMTIINFDCNRNASNGGVGAPVFAGETDCTYYFDWQTAYACVKEKEDLLCRVTDGSKHYDLSPLTRFPGSELSGNWEAVDPKSSESDLKRFYLNVCHKVVQTGGAEGCPESAAICSVDKDQKMISLGSFLSSPQKTEKGNDIRLVYTDGDFCSKTTRIQTILTLKCKPGDLESAPILRSLSSDRCVYELEWYTAAACVLSKTQGDNCKVEDPQAGFSFDLSPLTKANGGYYNLTNDNYDYYINVCGPVTAATCPEKAGACQVESSSWSLGQANSRLSYYDGLLQLTYSNGSQYNNQQHTLRSTLISFLCDPEAGAGKPEFQVEDKYTYNFHWYTSYACPERPHECLVTDPKTLDQYDLSSLSYPSSGSNWQAMDLSDSAALRKYYINVCRPINAVKGCDRHASVCQMKYTTTEGYPQEVVSVSNMGVSKRGPIIEGRDRLLLEFTDGAPCESDGLKLTYTSRIHLVCTRGMLSMGPRFLIYQNCTANFIWETRAACAITTTKNSSCAVIDPNTGLELNLQPLASKTGYKTSGNGKDFLLNICSDQADCGAGMAGCELEEGHPISPVGVEKTLQYSTDGLLKLTYKGPRDDSTATRDTFTINLVCDANAHSGSLKLLREDLNTLPSHVVHDVLFEFSTALACVPAPVDCRVIDSRGNEYDLSHLVRGGEDNPWVAIDTDAVKSRSFYINVCRPLPSLKDCPVGPLGACAVIDGASYSLGLVQASPQVAEDGSISILYHHGDQCGATSRYSTRIILLCGDSPGSPMFDRQDGCEYVFIWRTSEACPIRKSQGDECRVRDPRSGFEFNLSSLKGKDYPVRSDKYIYHLSVCGGLQRGVCTGKDTGDDTVSSCQVDGSNHKIAGVANQRLIFVGDQLILNYTNGETCHKIYQRSTEIHFSCHPDMHPGVPEFIKETPDCTYLFNWATALACLPVKTTSCSSHDSQGHSYDLSPLAMEARNWEVTASTEDTSKRFYINICRSLVPQGGSWKCPSGSASCVKIGDQYVSLGHVTSGPTWDTSVLKLQYSGGQACPDGVRNRSTIIRFKCDKDQVDSRPTLISAIEDCLYTFVWLTAAACPLNSSQHDGCRVANPATGHLFDLNSLRRDGGYTVYDHDNHSRMFRVNICADMANAGCNPGTAVCIKDVNTALSGGQTSGKLSYKDHVVELMYEGGSPCPANPALKHNTVIHFICRPPSMSSALPAPVLIDSNADTCTHLFAFHTHLVCEQPVTCSVRNGSNTIDLSPLIHFTGYYTATDDAVDENDDSPDFYINICQPLNPIPGVTCPPGAVVCMDPDNGPPIDIGRTTSGPQISATGDVSITYFSSTRCASNLAQNYTSTIIFTCQRGVELGSPHMLRLQGCVYVFEWATPIVCSDATHTSGCKLVDTQLQYTFDLSTLTGQVQVPLDTSTSYLINVCSSVAEPTCNDAAICRVAGSGKSAVSFGISKAMTMDFKHEEQAVLMQYGGGDPCPPMTHEGEPCVFPFTFMKRSYTECTTDDRTDGKKWCATTGNYDKDKKWGFCEPASAKRRSSILFTCDPSAGHGSPQLLSETAGCSATFQWRTSAVCAPRKMECKLVSQHQTFDLRGLSSITKPWKFNHDGDSYFVNLCQGIHIGPPGCDEGATVCRHAADGTTQTLGRVHTQKMSYKDAMISVNYSAGDASCGNGVPAKTEIQLSCGTTLGHPAIINIDRASCLFVIGWETRLACAVKQREVEMVNGTIQNPNTGARLSLGELYFSPHQASGDIRDNGDHYIYHIQLSGLTNSSLPTCVGANICQVKLNGAYRRRIGSSSKAKYCIKGGNLDVTVSSDSTCGRERTKTASSTIMFQCNPTAGVGIPKFMRETDECQYMFVWHTDAVCGLTTVDTQTQDDEDSDLPALSRRSQVLAVLLSLLMAGVSVCLLALVLRKRERRELMMQKVAGCCRRGNQVSYKYSKVNMDEDAGEDEMEWLMEELEAPSATSSTLSFSSSQRGRSHQSNGHIKTKPVNTDGLRSFSLDEQEDDSEDEEESDEDLVGLLDEPERKRRSQKARSAAGRHNNNAAPKAKREDDDDNSDEDLLRV; encoded by the exons GGTACTCCAGAGTTTGTGGCCGTTTCCCAGTGCGTGCATTACTTTGAGTGGAGGACCTACGTGGCCTGCAGCAGCGACAAGTTCAAACCTCACAAAGAG gtgccCTGCTTTGTCTTTGACACCGACGGGAAGAAGCATGACCTCAACCCACTGATCAAAGTCAGCGGCGGTTACCTGGTAGACGACGGGGACGACAGCGTCGACTTCTACGTCAACATCTGCCGCAGCCTCA GTGGCGGAGAAACACGCTGTCCGGAAGGTTCTGCCGCCTGCGTGGTTACGAAGAATGTAGGCTACAACATGGGCTCTCCCACAAAGCCTTTAGAGCTCCTATCCAACGACAG ACTGAGGCTGCAGTACGACGTGAGCGCCGACGCGACTCCTCCCGTCTTCTGTAACGGACACTCTCCCGCCGTCACCATCACCTTCATCTGTCCATCAAGCAGACATTCG GGCAGCACTCCAAAAATGACGGCGGAGGCCAACTGCCGCTACGAAGTGGAATGGGTGACGGAGTACGCATGCCACAGGGATTATTTGGAGAGCGACACATGCAAACTCACCAGCCAGCAGCATGACATCTCCGTCGACTTGACGCCACTCACCTTGAGCT CTGCAGACCATCCCTACTATGCCCATTCGCCAGACAGCGACGGGACCGGAAGCTACATTTATTACTTGAACGTGTGTGGAAAAGTGCCGTCGGACGAATGCAGCAGCCTGGGGGAGTTTGTTTCCTCCTGCCAAGTGAAGAAGTCGGGCGACGTGAAGAAAGTGGCCGGGAGATACCAAAACCAGACTCTGCG ttaTTCCGACGGAGATCTGACTCTGATCTACCCCGACGGCGCCAAGTGCTCCACCGGCTTCCAGAGGATGACCATCATCAACTTTGACTGCAACAGGAACGCAT ccaATGGCGGTGTGGGGGCCCCCGTGTTTGCCGGGGAGACGGACTGCACGTATTACTTTGACTGGCAGACCGCGTACGCCTGCGtcaaggagaaagaggatcttCTGTGTCGGGTTACTGATGGCAGCAAGCATTATGATCTTTCGCCCCTCACTCGCTTCCCTG GGTCAGAGTTGAGTGGCAACTGGGAGGCGGTGGATCCCAAATCCTCCGAGTCAGATTTGAAGCGCTTCTACCTCAACGTTTGCCACAAAGTCGTACAAACAGGAGGCGCCGAGGGCTGCCCGGAGAGTGCGGCCATTTGTTCCGTAG ACAAAGACCAGAAGATGATCAGCCTGGGCAGCTTCCTCTCATCCCCCCAGAAGACCGAAAAGGGAAACGACATCAGACTGGTGTACACTGATGGAGACTTTTGCAGCAAAACCACACGGATTCAAACTATCCTGACGCTTAAGTGCAAACCAG GAGATCTGGAGAGTGCCCCCATCCTCCGCAGTCTTTCATCGGATCGCTGCGTGTACGAGCTGGAGTGGTACACGGCGGCCGCGTGCGTCCTCTCCAAGACGCAAGGGGACAACTGCAAGGTGGAGGACCCGCAGGCCG GCTTCTCTTTCGACTTGTCGCCACTCACCAAAGCTAACGGCGGCTATTACAACTTGACCAACGACAACTACGACTACTACATCAACGTGTGCGGCCCGGTCACAGCCGCCACCTGTCCTGAAAAGGCCGGCGCTTGTCAGGTCGAATCGAG TAGTTGGAGTCTGGGGCAGGCAAACTCACGGCTGTCCTACTATGACGGCCTTCTCCAGTTGACTTACAGCAACGGCTCGCAGTACAACAACCAGCAACACACGCTCCGATCCACCCTCATCTCCTTCCTCTGCGACCCCGAAGCCGGTGCTGGAAAACCAGAATTCCAG GTGGAAGACAAGTACACATATAACTTTCACTGGTATACATCGTACGCATGTCCCGAGAGGCCTCACGAGTGTCTGGTGACCGATCCAAAAACTTTGGACCAATATGACCTGTCCAG CCTGTCTTACCCCTCATCCGGCAGCAACTGGCAGGCCATGGACCTGTCCGACTCCGCCGCCCTGCGGAAGTACTACATCAACGTATGTCGGCCCATCAACGCCGTTAAGGGCTGCGACCGCCACGCGTCCGTCTGCCAGATGAAGTACACAACCACCGAG GGCTACCCGCAAGAAGTGGTGTCTGTAAGTAACATGGGTGTCTCCAAACGCGGCCCCATCATCGAAGGCCGCGACCGGCTGCTGCTGGAGTTCACAGACGGTGCCCCCTGCGAGTCAGACGGCCTAAAGCTGACGTACACCAGCCGAATCCACCTGGTGTGCACCAGGGGAATGCTG TCAATGGGCCCGCGATTCCTCATATACCAGAACTGCACTGCCAACTTCATCTGGGAGACGAGAGCTGCCTGTGCCATCACCACTACCAAGAACAGT AGCTGCGCTGTGATAGATCCCAACACCGGCCTGGAGTTGAACCTGCAGCCGCTCGCCTCCAAGACCGGATACAAGACCAGCGGCAACGGAAAGGACTTCTTG CTGAACATCTGCTCAGATCAGGCCGATTGCGGCGCGGGAATGGCGGGCTGCGAACTGGAAGAAGGTCATCCCATCAGCCCAGTGGGGGTGGAGAAGACCCTACAGTACTCCACGGATGGCCTCCTCAAACTGACATATAAGGGACCCCGTGATGATTCTACAG CAACGCGGGACACCTTCACCATTAACTTGGTGTGCGATGCAAACGCACATTCGGGATCATTGAAGCTACTACGTGAGGACTTGAACACCCTGCCCAGCCACGTGGTCCACGACGTCCTCTTCGAGTTCTCCACCGCACTGGCGTGCGTCCCCGCGCCGGTGGACTGCCGCGTCATCG ATTCCCGTGGCAACGAGTACGACTTGAGTCACCTGGTCCGAGGCGGAGAGGACAACCCCTGGGTTGCCATAGATACGGACGCGGTGAAATCGCGCAGCTTTTACATTAATGTCTGCAGACCCCTCCCCTCTCTGAAGGACTGTCCCG TGGGTCCTTTGGGCGCTTGTGCCGTAATTGATGGAGCCAGTTACAGCCTGGGTCTGGTCCAGGCCAGCCCGCAGGTGGCGGAGGACGGCTCCATCAGCATCTTGTATCACCACGGGGACCAGTGCGGCGCGACGTCTCGCTACTCCACACGCATCATCTTGCTGTGTGGCGACAGCCCA ggCTCCCCGATGTTCGACCGGCAGGACGGTTGCGAGTACGTCTTCATTTGGCGGACCTCCGAAGCCTGTCCCATCAGGAAGTCGCAAG GTGACGAGTGCCGCGTCCGAGACCCGAGAAGTGGCTTTGAGTTCAACCTGAGCTCCCTGAAGGGCAAAGATTACCCAGTGAGGAGCGACAAGTACATCTACCACCTGTCGGTGTGCGGCGGCCTCCAGAGGGGCGTCTGCACCGGCAAAGACACGGGCGACGACACCGTCTCCTCGTGCCAGGTGGACGGAAGCAACCACAAGATAGcag GGGTGGCGAACCAGCGTCTGATCTTCGTGGGAGATCAGCTGATCTTGAACTACACCAACGGCGAGACATGTCACAAGATCTACCAGCGGTCCACAGAGATCCACTTCTCCTGCCACCCTGACATGCACCCT gGGGTGCCAGAATTCATCAAGGAGACTCCAGATTGCACCTACTTGTTCAACTGGGCAACCGCATTGGCGTGCCTCCCTGTCAAAACCACCAGCTGCTCATCCCA TGACAGTCAGGGCCACTCCTATGACCTCTCACCTCTGGCCATGGAGGCCCGCAACTGGGAGGTGACGGCTTCGACAGAGGACACCAGCAAGAGATTCTACATCAATATCTGCAGGTCGCTGGTGCCGCAGGGAG GTTCGTGGAAGTGTCCCTCCGGCAGTGCATCCTGCGTGAAGATCGGAGACCAATACGTGAGTCTGGGTCATGTGACGAGCGGCCCCACGTGGGACACGAGCGTGCTGAAGCTGCAGTACAGCGGCGGCCAAGCCTGTCCTGACGGAGTCCGCAACAGGAGTACCATCATTCGCTTCAAGTGCGACAAAGACCAAGTT GACTCTCGTCCAACTCTCATTTCCGCCATTGAGGACTGTTTGTACACCTTCGTGTGGTTAACGGCCGCTGCCTGCCCATTGAACAGCAGCCAGCACGACGGCTGCAGAGTCGCCAATCCAGCTACAG GTCACTTGTTTGACCTGAACAGCCTGAGACGGGATGGCGGTTACACGGTGTACGACCACGACAACCACAGCAGGATGTTCCGCGTCAACATTTGCGCGGACATGGCCAACGCCGGCTGTAACCCAGGAACCG CGGTGTGCATTAAAGACGTCAACACTGCGCTGAGCGGTGGCCAGACCAGTGGGAAACTCTCGTACAAGGATCACGTGGTGGAGCTGATGTATGAGGGAGGAAGTCCATGCCCCGCCAATCCCGCCCTCAAGCACAACACCGTCATCCACTTCATCTGCCG ACCACCCAGTATGAGCTCTGCCCTACCGGCACCAGTCCTCATTGACTCCAACGCAGACACGTGCACGCATTTGTTTGCCTTCCACACTCACCTTGTGTGCGAGCAGCCT GTCACATGTTCTGTCCGGAACGGCTCCAACACGATTGACCTATCTCCTCTGATCCACTTCACTGGATACTACACCGCCACAG ACGACGCGGTGGACGAAAATGATGACTCTCCAGACTTTTACATCAACATTTGTCAGCCTCTGAACCCCATTCCCGGTGTCACCTGCCCGCCTGGCGCCGTAGTCTGTATGGACCCAGACAACGGACCCCCAATT GACATCGGGCGGACGACGAGCGGCCCTCAGATCAGCGCCACGGGCGATGTGTCCATCACTTATTTCAGCTCCACCCGATGTGCTTCGAACCTGGCACAAAACTACACCTCCACCATCATCTTCACCTGCCAGCGAGGCGTGGAGCTG GGATCCCCGCACATGCTGAGGCTGCAGGGCTGCGTTTACGTTTTTGAATGGGCGACCCCTATCGTGTGTTCTGATGCCACCCACACCAGCGGATGCAAACTGGTTGACACTCAGCTGCAGTACACTTTTGACTTGTCGACGTTGACAGGCCAAGTGCAG GTTCCGCTGGACACCTCCACCAGCTACCTCATCAATGTGTGCAGCTCGGTGGCCGAGCCCACTTGCAACGACGCCGCCATTTGTCGCGTGGCGGGCTCGGGCAAATCGGCGGTGTCGTTCGGCATCAGCAAGGCCATGACCATGGATTTCAAGCACGAAGAGCAAGCCGTGCTGATGCAGTACGGCGGCGGCGATCCGTGCCCACCCA TGACGCATGAAGGTGAGCCGTGCGTGTTCCCCTTCACGTTCATGAAGCGGTCGTACACTGAATGCACCACGGATGACAGGACCGATGGCAAAAAGTGGTGCGCCACGACCGGCAACTATGACAAGGATAAAAAATGGGGCTTCTGCGAGCCAG CCTCTGCCAAGCGCCGGTCGTCCATCCTGTTTACCTGCGACCCGTCCGCGGGGCACGGCTCCCCGCAGCTGTTGTCGGAAACGGCGGGATGCTCGGCAACCTTCCAGTGGCGAACGAGCGCCGTGTGCGCCCCGCGGAAGATGGAGTGCAAGCTGGTCAGTCAGCATCAAACCTTCGACCTGCGAGGCCTCTCTTCCATCACAAAGCCGTGGAAGTTCAACCACGACGGCGACTC GTATTTCGTCAACCTGTGTCAGGGGATTCATATAGGACCGCCGGGTTGTGACGAGGGGGCCACCGTGTGTCGGCACGCGGCAGACGGAACCACACAGACGCTGGGCCGCGTCCACACTCAGAAGATGAGTTACAAGG ACGCCATGATTTCGGTCAACTATTCAGCCGGCGACGCCTCTTGCGGTAACGGCGTGCCAGCAAAGACGGAGATCCAGCTGAGTTGCGGCACCACTCTCGGACACCCGGCCATCATCAA CATCGACAGGGCATCCTGCCTCTTTGTGATCGGCTGGGAGACCCGCTTGGCATGCGCCGTCAAGCAGCGTGAGGTCGAGATGGTCAACGGCACCATTCAGAACCCCAACACGGGCGCCCGCCTCAGTCTCGGGGAGCTTTATTTCAG tCCGCACCAAGCCTCCGGAGACATCAGAGATAACGGCGACCACTACATCTACCACATCCAACTGTCCGGGCTCACCAACAGCTCTCTGCCCACCTGCGTGGGCGCCAACATATGCCAGGTCAAACTCAACGGAGCCTACAGACGGCGGATCGGATCCTCCAGCAAGGCCAAATATTGCATTAAAG GTGGCAACCTGGACGTGACGGTGTCCTCGGACTCGACGTGCGGGCGCGAGAGAACCAAAACGGCGTCGTCCACCATCATGTTTCAGTGCAACCCGACGGCTGGCGTGGGCATCCCCAAGTTCATGCGGGAGACTGACGAGTGCCAGTACATGTTCGTGTGGCACACCGACGCCGTGTGTGGCCTCAC GACTGTGGACACACAGACGCAAGATGACGAAGACAGCGACCTCCCGGCTCTTTCCAGGAGGAGTCAGGTGTTGGCCGTGTTGCTGAGCCTCCTGATGGCGGGCGTGAGCGTTTGTCTACTCGCGCTGGTGCTGCGCAAGCGAGAGCGAAG AGAATTGATGATGCAGAAGGTGGCCGGCTGCTGCAGGAGAGGCAACCAGGTCTCCTATAAATATTCCAAG GTGAACATGGACGAAGATGCGGGCGAAGACGAGATGGAGTGGCTGATGGAGGAACTCGAGGCTCCTTCTGCGACCTCTTCCACTTTGTCCTTCTCCTCTTCGCAACGGGGCCGCAGTCACCAAAGCAACGGGCACATCAAAACCAAGCCGGTCAACACGGACGGCCTTCGTTCCTTCTCGTTGGACGAGCAGGAGGACGACAGCGAGGACGAG GAGGAGAGCGACGAAGATCTGGTGGGCCTCCTGGATGAGCCCGAACGAAAGCGTAGGAGCCAGAAAGCTcgctcggcggccggccgccaCAATAACAACGCGGCACCTAAAGCCAAGcgggaggacgacgacgacaacaGCGATGAGGACCTCCTGCGGGTGTAA